In a single window of the Mucilaginibacter defluvii genome:
- a CDS encoding DUF1080 domain-containing protein, with protein MKRIYYLLTPALIIFFTSFTNNYGWTPLLDNKLSKWETYLSYRHKDGYKGAMPVDKNGKPVKPIGYNNDKTGVFTLVKNSTQPILHVSGEVYGCLYTRQSFKNYRLKLKVKWGDKKWVPRLNEPKDSGVIYHSNGEAGVDYWRSWMLGQEMQVMEGGCGDYWCIASSAGYIKTKKTPAKKDTMVYDPAGVKTFMGAGNNFVQQSHNYEKPNNDWNTLELICFGDKSLHILNGHVVMALSGSSYKDGDTYKPLTGGRLQIQSEAAEVYYKDIYIKPIKSLPKNYQKYF; from the coding sequence ATGAAACGCATTTACTACCTGCTTACTCCCGCTCTCATCATCTTTTTCACTTCGTTTACCAATAACTACGGATGGACGCCGTTGCTTGATAACAAGTTAAGCAAATGGGAAACTTACTTAAGCTATCGGCATAAGGATGGCTACAAGGGCGCAATGCCGGTTGACAAAAACGGTAAACCTGTAAAACCTATCGGCTATAATAATGATAAGACCGGCGTATTCACCCTTGTAAAAAATAGCACGCAACCGATATTACATGTTAGCGGCGAGGTTTACGGGTGCTTGTACACCAGGCAGTCCTTCAAAAATTATCGTTTAAAACTGAAGGTAAAGTGGGGAGATAAAAAGTGGGTTCCGCGGTTAAACGAGCCCAAAGATTCGGGTGTTATTTATCACTCCAACGGAGAAGCGGGTGTAGACTACTGGCGATCATGGATGCTTGGCCAGGAAATGCAGGTAATGGAAGGCGGCTGCGGCGATTACTGGTGCATTGCTTCATCAGCGGGTTACATTAAAACTAAAAAAACACCGGCTAAAAAAGACACCATGGTATACGACCCGGCAGGTGTAAAAACATTTATGGGTGCAGGCAATAATTTTGTACAGCAAAGCCATAATTACGAAAAGCCAAATAATGATTGGAATACTCTTGAGCTAATATGCTTTGGCGACAAAAGCCTGCACATATTAAATGGCCATGTTGTTATGGCGCTGAGCGGCTCATCATACAAAGATGGCGACACCTACAAACCACTTACTGGCGGGCGGTTGCAAATTCAGAGCGAGGCGGCTGAGGTCTATTATAAAGACATATATATTAAACCGATTAAGTCACTGCCTAAAAATTATCAAAAATATTTTTAA
- a CDS encoding cystathionine gamma-synthase, with product MNTNGEYKKINNMKFATKAIHAGQEPDPTTGAIMTPIYQTSTYWQASPGDNKGFEYSRGTNPTRKALEDCLAALENAKYGLAFSSGMGATDAVMKLLQPGDEVITGDDLYGGSYRIFTKIFANYGIKFHFISFADPENIRKYINDNTKLIWVETPTNPTMQIVDIEAVSKIAKEKSVKLVVDNTFASPYLQNPIDLGADIVMHSVTKYIGGHSDVVMGALMLNDEDLYKRLWFIYNACGATPGPMDSFLVLRGIKTLHLRMKAHCENGRKVAEYLKDHPKVGKIYWPGFEDAPGHEVAKKQMRDFGGMISITLKDATLDDTFKIASSFKVFSLAESLGGVESLINHPATMTHGSIPKDIREKVGVVDSLLRLSVGVEDIDDLLDDLKQALNP from the coding sequence ATGAATACTAATGGTGAGTATAAAAAAATCAACAATATGAAATTCGCAACCAAAGCAATACACGCAGGGCAGGAGCCCGATCCAACCACCGGTGCCATCATGACGCCGATATATCAAACTTCAACGTACTGGCAGGCTTCGCCGGGAGACAATAAAGGCTTTGAGTATTCACGCGGCACAAACCCTACCCGCAAGGCGTTGGAAGATTGTTTAGCAGCGCTGGAGAACGCTAAATACGGCCTTGCATTTTCAAGTGGCATGGGTGCGACAGATGCTGTGATGAAGTTATTGCAGCCAGGCGATGAGGTGATTACTGGCGATGACCTGTATGGTGGCTCATACCGTATCTTTACTAAGATATTCGCTAATTACGGCATAAAATTTCATTTTATCAGCTTTGCCGATCCGGAAAACATACGTAAGTATATTAATGATAACACCAAGCTCATCTGGGTGGAAACACCAACTAACCCCACCATGCAGATTGTGGATATTGAAGCAGTTAGCAAAATAGCCAAAGAAAAAAGCGTTAAGCTGGTGGTTGATAATACCTTCGCTTCGCCATACCTGCAAAACCCTATTGACCTGGGTGCTGATATTGTGATGCATTCAGTAACAAAATACATAGGGGGCCACTCGGATGTGGTAATGGGCGCGCTGATGCTGAATGATGAGGATTTGTACAAAAGGCTATGGTTTATATACAACGCCTGTGGTGCCACACCTGGACCGATGGATAGCTTTTTAGTATTGCGTGGTATAAAAACTTTACACCTGCGTATGAAAGCTCATTGCGAAAACGGCCGTAAAGTAGCTGAGTACTTAAAAGATCATCCGAAGGTTGGTAAAATATACTGGCCTGGCTTTGAGGATGCACCCGGCCACGAAGTAGCCAAAAAGCAGATGCGCGATTTTGGCGGCATGATCTCCATCACCCTTAAAGATGCTACGTTAGATGATACCTTTAAAATCGCATCCTCATTCAAGGTATTCTCTTTGGCCGAATCATTGGGCGGTGTAGAATCATTGATTAATCACCCGGCTACCATGACGCATGGCTCCATACCAAAAGACATACGCGAAAAAGTAGGCGTGGTTGACAGCCTGTTGCGCCTGAGCGTAGGGGTGGAAGATATTGATGATTTACTGGATGATTTAAAACAAGCACTAAACCCCTAA
- a CDS encoding DUF2809 domain-containing protein: MKFIKFYFILFITLFLVECLIALYVNDSIIRPYFGDLLVVIMVYCFVKTFFHISPVRAAFGSLTFAYLVEFSQYMNLAARLGLQHSKLAVTVMGYAFSWVDMLAYTLGAIIVIIIEKQRGNTFKASII, encoded by the coding sequence ATGAAATTCATTAAATTTTATTTCATTCTCTTTATAACACTCTTTCTGGTTGAGTGCCTGATTGCGCTTTACGTTAACGATTCCATCATCCGCCCCTATTTTGGCGATCTGCTGGTTGTAATTATGGTGTATTGTTTTGTGAAGACCTTCTTCCATATCAGCCCTGTTCGTGCTGCCTTTGGATCCCTGACTTTTGCTTACCTGGTTGAGTTTAGTCAGTACATGAACTTAGCCGCGCGGCTCGGCCTGCAACATTCGAAATTAGCCGTAACTGTAATGGGGTATGCTTTTTCATGGGTGGATATGCTGGCGTATACGCTCGGCGCCATCATCGTTATCATCATTGAAAAGCAAAGAGGCAACACATTTAAAGCCAGCATTATATGA
- a CDS encoding oxygenase MpaB family protein: MRTFVAKDSIVRQIWGNADTVLFIFAGAASEFSLNKAVDWLYYTGKLPADPLDRLFSTVAYSRSIIFADEDVALQAINRITAIHQGVEKSRGSQIPDWAYRDVLFMLIDYSIRSFELLERKLTPREKQEVFDVFYRMGMQMSLKQLPASHTDWLIARQEHLEQNLIKSEFSIDLYKQYKKHLGWLRYHIMLGVQSILVPTVVKQHLGLNNALWIKPVLFVYKKLKYVNLAALAKNLLLPVKYKQQIAQLNVR, from the coding sequence ATGAGAACTTTCGTAGCTAAAGATTCAATAGTGCGACAAATTTGGGGAAATGCAGATACGGTACTTTTTATATTTGCCGGTGCCGCATCAGAATTCTCGCTTAACAAAGCGGTAGACTGGTTATATTACACAGGTAAGTTACCTGCTGATCCTTTAGACCGTCTCTTTTCAACAGTAGCTTATTCACGTTCGATCATATTTGCTGATGAGGATGTAGCGCTTCAGGCTATTAACAGAATAACCGCCATACACCAGGGCGTTGAGAAAAGCCGCGGCTCGCAAATACCTGATTGGGCTTACCGCGATGTCTTGTTTATGTTGATAGATTATTCTATCCGCTCGTTTGAATTATTGGAACGCAAGCTCACTCCCAGGGAAAAACAGGAAGTTTTTGATGTGTTTTACCGTATGGGTATGCAAATGAGCCTTAAGCAGCTACCAGCATCACATACTGATTGGTTGATTGCCCGGCAAGAGCACCTGGAGCAAAACCTCATAAAAAGCGAATTCAGCATTGACCTGTATAAACAGTATAAAAAACATTTGGGCTGGTTGCGCTATCATATTATGCTGGGCGTACAATCTATATTAGTCCCAACAGTAGTAAAGCAGCACCTTGGTTTAAATAACGCGCTTTGGATTAAACCGGTGCTATTCGTCTATAAAAAACTGAAGTATGTAAACCTGGCGGCGCTGGCAAAAAACCTTTTATTGCCTGTTAAGTATAAACAGCAAATAGCCCAGCTTAATGTACGGTAA
- a CDS encoding pyrimidine/purine nucleoside phosphorylase encodes MINVNEYFEGAVKSLAYTSAEGKSTIGVIEPGEYEFGTSQHETMKVIEGTLHALLPGGESTWQAYTNGESFEIEANQNFKVKADTQVSYLCKYR; translated from the coding sequence ATGATAAACGTAAATGAATATTTTGAAGGCGCTGTTAAATCGCTTGCCTATACTTCTGCCGAAGGTAAATCAACTATAGGTGTTATTGAGCCGGGTGAGTATGAATTTGGCACATCACAGCACGAAACCATGAAGGTAATTGAAGGCACGTTGCATGCCCTGCTACCGGGTGGTGAATCAACGTGGCAGGCATATACAAACGGCGAATCGTTTGAAATTGAAGCCAATCAAAATTTCAAAGTTAAAGCCGACACACAGGTTTCTTACCTCTGTAAATACCGCTAA
- a CDS encoding NADP-dependent isocitrate dehydrogenase, with translation MKTKIAVANGDGIGPEIMDAVLKIFSAANVDLEYEFVEMGKSYFDAGHSTGMTEQAKATIENLGILFKGPMETPKGKGVKSINVTARKVWNTYANQRDFRTLNGVDTVFSKAGMNINITIIRENIEDTYGGIEHMITNDVAVGRRIITRPGSAQVIRYAFEMAKRKGLKKLACGHKANIMKLTDGIFLETFYEIAKEYPQIEVSDIIVDDLCMKLVSRPELFESIVLTNLQGDIVSDLCAGLVGGLGFAPSANIGDNISIFEAVHGTAPDIAGRGIANPTALLLSGISMLRFLGLTENAASIENSLLYTLEQGVHTGDFGDRSTQSVNTQGFADAIIANLGQVPANGSVVAQPNFETRKPVTRPAQNKVTDTNPDVAKEIQGVDIFIETALQPAEIAEIAKSKLNDKFKLVMISNRGTQVWPTGSIFTELVNQSRIRYEKTDGITLTPRDVFAIAAELSDSVRVCSTELLNIFDGKPGYSLAQGQ, from the coding sequence ATGAAAACAAAAATAGCAGTAGCCAATGGCGACGGTATAGGTCCTGAGATAATGGACGCCGTATTAAAGATTTTTAGCGCGGCCAATGTAGATTTGGAATATGAATTTGTTGAAATGGGCAAATCATATTTTGACGCAGGGCACTCAACCGGCATGACCGAGCAGGCAAAAGCTACTATTGAAAATTTGGGTATATTATTTAAAGGCCCGATGGAAACTCCTAAAGGCAAGGGTGTAAAAAGCATTAACGTTACCGCCCGTAAGGTATGGAACACTTATGCTAACCAACGCGATTTCCGTACGCTTAACGGTGTTGATACCGTATTTTCAAAAGCAGGAATGAACATCAACATCACCATTATCCGCGAGAATATTGAGGATACTTACGGTGGTATTGAGCACATGATCACTAATGATGTTGCGGTTGGCCGCCGTATTATAACCCGCCCGGGTTCGGCACAGGTTATACGCTACGCTTTTGAAATGGCTAAACGCAAAGGTTTGAAAAAACTGGCTTGCGGCCATAAAGCCAACATTATGAAACTTACTGACGGTATATTTTTGGAAACTTTTTATGAGATAGCCAAAGAATATCCGCAGATTGAAGTATCAGACATTATCGTTGATGACCTTTGTATGAAACTGGTTTCTCGTCCGGAATTATTTGAATCCATCGTATTAACCAATTTACAAGGCGATATCGTGTCTGACCTTTGTGCAGGCCTGGTAGGTGGCTTAGGCTTTGCACCGTCTGCAAACATAGGCGATAATATATCAATTTTTGAAGCCGTACATGGTACCGCACCTGATATTGCCGGTAGAGGTATAGCTAACCCAACGGCTTTATTACTTTCAGGTATATCCATGCTGCGTTTCCTGGGTTTAACTGAAAACGCCGCTTCAATTGAAAACTCGTTACTTTACACTTTAGAACAAGGCGTGCATACCGGCGATTTTGGTGACCGCTCAACCCAATCAGTAAATACACAAGGTTTTGCTGATGCCATTATAGCTAACTTAGGCCAGGTGCCAGCCAATGGCAGTGTAGTAGCTCAGCCTAATTTTGAAACACGCAAGCCGGTAACAAGACCAGCGCAAAATAAAGTAACCGATACCAATCCTGATGTTGCTAAAGAAATTCAGGGTGTAGATATTTTTATTGAAACAGCCTTGCAGCCTGCTGAAATTGCAGAGATAGCCAAATCAAAACTGAACGATAAATTCAAGTTGGTAATGATCTCTAACCGTGGTACGCAGGTTTGGCCAACGGGTTCCATATTTACCGAGTTGGTTAACCAATCACGCATCCGTTACGAAAAAACTGATGGTATAACTTTAACCCCGCGTGACGTATTCGCTATCGCCGCTGAATTATCAGATAGCGTGCGGGTATGTTCAACAGAACTGCTTAACATATTTGATGGTAAACCAGGTTACTCGTTAGCACAAGGACAGTAA
- a CDS encoding SDR family oxidoreductase, producing MDLQLKGKTALVSGSTQGIGYAIAKRLLTEGARVIINGRNQQKLDDAVAKLKQEVPGADVSGVAADFASANDVDALLAAVDEVDILVNNAGIFEPKPFEQISDEEWLRFFEVNVLSGVRLSRHYFPKMLKKDWGRVIFISSESGINVAEEMIHYSTTKTAQLTISRGLAELTKGTNVTVNAVLPGPTRSEGVNEFVSQLAQGQGVTLEDAERDFFKTARPTSLIQRFASVDEIANLVAYVASPLSAATNGSALRADGGVAKLII from the coding sequence ATGGATTTACAGTTAAAAGGAAAAACTGCTTTGGTTAGCGGTTCTACTCAAGGCATTGGATATGCCATAGCAAAACGACTACTTACAGAAGGGGCCAGGGTTATTATTAATGGCCGCAATCAGCAAAAACTTGATGATGCTGTAGCGAAGTTAAAACAAGAAGTGCCCGGCGCTGATGTAAGCGGCGTAGCTGCGGACTTTGCGAGCGCAAACGATGTGGATGCATTACTTGCAGCTGTTGACGAAGTAGATATACTGGTTAACAACGCGGGTATATTCGAGCCGAAACCATTTGAGCAAATTAGCGATGAGGAATGGCTGCGCTTTTTTGAAGTTAACGTATTAAGCGGTGTCAGGCTGTCAAGGCATTACTTCCCAAAGATGCTTAAAAAGGACTGGGGGCGCGTAATATTTATTTCCAGCGAATCAGGCATAAACGTGGCCGAGGAAATGATACACTACAGCACAACGAAAACCGCCCAGCTAACCATTAGCCGCGGCCTTGCCGAGCTAACTAAGGGAACTAATGTTACCGTAAACGCGGTACTGCCCGGGCCGACACGTTCAGAAGGGGTAAATGAGTTTGTTAGTCAATTAGCCCAAGGCCAAGGAGTTACGCTTGAAGACGCTGAACGCGATTTCTTCAAAACGGCACGCCCAACATCATTGATACAGCGCTTTGCCAGTGTTGATGAAATTGCAAACCTGGTAGCTTACGTGGCAAGCCCGTTATCAGCCGCTACCAACGGCAGCGCTTTACGTGCTGATGGGGGCGTAGCGAAACTTATTATCTAA
- the msrA gene encoding peptide-methionine (S)-S-oxide reductase MsrA — MMRKIWIMVIALLIAAINVNAQSKAKTEKATFGMGCFWCTEAIFQQLKGVKKVESGYSGGTVSNPTYEDVSSGQTGHAEVIQVTYDPAVISYKDLLEVFWKMHDATTLNRQGADVGTQYRSVIFYSNADQKALAEKYKNELNAQNAFGKPVVTQIAPLKNFYKAEDYHQNYYKLNGSQPYCRIVIKPKMDKLEKIFKDKLK, encoded by the coding sequence ATGATGAGAAAGATTTGGATAATGGTGATCGCCTTACTGATTGCCGCCATAAATGTAAATGCACAATCGAAAGCTAAAACCGAAAAAGCTACATTTGGTATGGGTTGCTTTTGGTGTACCGAGGCAATATTTCAGCAATTAAAGGGTGTTAAAAAAGTGGAGTCCGGTTATTCGGGCGGTACGGTGTCTAATCCTACCTATGAAGACGTGAGCAGCGGCCAAACCGGCCATGCCGAAGTAATTCAAGTTACTTATGATCCGGCCGTGATCAGCTATAAAGACCTGCTGGAAGTGTTCTGGAAAATGCATGATGCAACTACACTTAACCGCCAGGGTGCTGACGTAGGCACACAATACCGTTCGGTGATATTTTACAGCAACGCTGACCAAAAAGCATTAGCCGAAAAATATAAAAATGAGTTAAACGCGCAAAATGCCTTTGGCAAGCCGGTAGTAACCCAGATTGCACCACTGAAAAACTTTTATAAAGCCGAGGATTATCATCAAAACTATTATAAGCTGAATGGCTCACAACCATATTGCCGTATAGTTATTAAGCCAAAGATGGATAAACTCGAGAAAATTTTTAAAGATAAGCTCAAGTAA
- a CDS encoding TIGR02757 family protein, with amino-acid sequence MLISKFQELPLQGEGGLKVFLDAKVAQYNRPEFITPDPVSIPHMFTTKQDIEIMGFWAATLAWGQRGTIIKKCKELISLMDGAPYDFIINHEEPDLKKLLNFKHRTFNDIDTLYFIAFFRQHYERFDSLEDAFMPSGSVDWNAEMALNYFRSYFFSLPDYPHRTKKHVSSPSQKSTCKRLNMFLRWMVRKDSCGVDFGIWNRIKPADLICPCDLHVNRVARKLLLITRKQTDWQTAVELTNKLKEFDADDPVKYDFALFGLGIEEKF; translated from the coding sequence ATGCTCATAAGCAAGTTTCAAGAACTCCCCCTTCAGGGGGAAGGGGGGCTCAAAGTTTTCCTCGACGCTAAAGTTGCACAATACAACCGTCCTGAATTTATAACACCTGACCCGGTAAGCATACCACATATGTTTACTACAAAGCAGGATATTGAGATCATGGGATTTTGGGCGGCTACGTTGGCCTGGGGGCAAAGGGGAACCATCATTAAAAAATGTAAGGAGTTGATCAGCCTGATGGATGGCGCGCCCTATGATTTCATTATAAACCATGAGGAACCCGACCTGAAAAAACTGCTCAACTTTAAGCACCGCACATTTAATGACATTGATACGCTGTATTTTATAGCTTTCTTCAGGCAGCATTATGAGCGGTTTGATTCATTAGAAGATGCTTTTATGCCCTCGGGTTCGGTTGATTGGAATGCGGAGATGGCTTTAAATTATTTCAGGTCATACTTTTTTTCGCTGCCTGATTATCCGCATCGTACAAAGAAACATGTATCGTCGCCCTCACAAAAATCAACCTGTAAGCGGTTGAATATGTTTTTGCGTTGGATGGTAAGGAAGGATAGCTGTGGGGTTGACTTTGGCATCTGGAATCGCATAAAGCCTGCTGATTTGATTTGTCCCTGCGACTTGCACGTGAATAGGGTAGCCCGCAAATTGTTGTTGATAACCAGAAAGCAAACGGATTGGCAAACCGCCGTTGAACTCACCAATAAATTAAAGGAATTTGATGCCGATGATCCCGTTAAGTACGATTTCGCGCTGTTTGGTTTAGGTATCGAGGAAAAATTTTAA